In Populus alba chromosome 1, ASM523922v2, whole genome shotgun sequence, a single window of DNA contains:
- the LOC118032949 gene encoding D-xylose-proton symporter-like 3, chloroplastic produces MAYSAITSPPPLRFHSPFHHQPPKPRPHSLVFCSFGDQKNPTSKTSCLFKPNKNIPFFSHQPLLSAPKLRFNVQYSAGEEAEPLVTDATNQEDFSWSSVILPFFFPALGGLLFGYDIGATSGATLSLQSAELSGISWFNLSAVQLGLVVSGSLYGALLGSLLVYPIADFLGRRRELIAAALLYVFGGLVTGYAPGLNVLLLGRLLYGLGIGLAMHGAPLYIAETCPSQIRGTLISLKELFIVLGILMGFLVGSIQINAVGGWRYMYGFGVPISLLMGLGMWSLPPSPRWLLLRAVQGKGSFQEYKERAISALSKLRGRPPGDKVSEKQIEEALVSLKSAYKEEETEGSFLEVFQGPSLKAFIIGGGLVLFQQITGQPSVLYYAGPILQSAGFSAAADATRVSVVIGLFKLAMTWIAVLKVDDLGRRPLLIGGVSGIALSLFLLSAYYKFLGGFPLVAVAALLLYVGCYQISFGPISWLMVSEIFPLRTRGRGISLAVLTNFGSNAIVTFAFSPLKELLGAENLFLLFGAIALLSLLFVVVIVPETKGLSLEEIESKILK; encoded by the exons ATGGCTTACAGCGCCATAACCTCACCACCTCCCTTACGATTTCACTCTCCCTTTCACCACCAACCACCCAAACCCAGACCACACTCTCTCGTCTTCTGCTCGTTTGGTGACCAGAAGAACCCAACATCAAAAACTTCATGCCTTTTCAAACCCAACAAGAATATTCCCTTTTTTTCACACCAGCCTTTGCTCTCTGCTCCAAAACTGAGATTCAAT GTTCAGTATTCTGCCGGAGAGGAAGCAGAGCCGCTTGTAACTGACGCCACAAATCAGGAAGACTTTTCTTGGTCTTCTGTCATTTTACC atttttcttcCCAGCACTGGGAGGATTGCTATTTGGGTATGACATCGGGGCCACTTCTGGTGCTACCCTATCCTTGCAG TCAGCTGAGCTTAGCGGGATATCATGGTTCAACCTTTCTGCTGTTCAGCTTGGTCTTGTG GTTAGTGGATCTCTTTATGGAGCTCTTCTTGGTTCCCTCCTTGTCTATCCAATCGCAGACTTTCTGG GAAGGAGGCGGGAACTAATTGCAGCAGCATTGTTATATGTGTTTGGTGGTCTGGTCACTGGCTATGCACCAGGTCTCAATGTTCTTTTATTAGGACGTCTTCTCTATGGTCTTGGTATTGGCTTG GCCATGCATGGTGCTCCTCTCTATATTGCAGAAACTTGCCCATCACAGATTCGTGGAACTCTCATATCTCTGAAGGAACTCTTCATAGTTCTAGGAATTCTG ATGGGCTTTTTAGTTGGAAGCATCCAAATTAATGCAGTTGGGGGCTGGCGTTACATGTATGGATTTGGTGTCCCAATTTCTTTGCTTATGGGATTAGGCATGTGGAGTCTCCCACCATCTCCGAGATGGTTGCTCCTCAGAGCTGTTCAAGGTAAAGGATCTTTCCAGGAATATAAAGAGAGGGCCATTTCTGCCTTGAGCAAACTTAGGGGCCGGCCTCCTGGTGACAAAGTGTCTGAGAAACAAATAGAGGAAGCTCTTGTCTCACTGAAGTCTGcatataaagaagaagaaactgagGGGAGTTTCTTGGAGGTGTTTCAAGGACCGAGTTTGAAAGCATTCATTATTGGTGGGGGTTTGGTGCTTTTCCAACAG ATAACTGGGCAACCAAGTGTTTTATATTATGCAGGTCCAATACTTCag AGTGCTGGATTCTCTGCAGCTGCTGATGCAACGAGAGTCTCTGTTGTAATTGGTTTGTTCAAG TTGGCAATGACATGGATAGCTGTCCTAAAAGTTGATGATCTTGGAAGAAGACCATTGCTAATTGGAGGTGTCAGTGGGATT GCTCTTTCCTTGTTTTTGCTTTCTGCTTATTACAAATTTCTTGGAGGTTTCCCTCTTGTTGCTGTTGCAGCTCTGCTTCTATATGTCGGTTGCTACCAG ATATCATTTGGGCCTATTAGTTGGCTGATGGTTTCAGAGATTTTCCCACTTCGCACCAGAGGAAGGGGAATCAGTCTTGCAGTTCTGACTAACTTTGGCTCCAATGCCATTGTAACCTTTGCATTCTCACCATTGAAG GAGTTGCTCGGAGCTGAGaacctttttctccttttcgGGGCTATAGCTTTGTTGTCTCTCTTGTTTGTAGTGGTCATCGTCCCAGAGACTAAAGGTTTGAGTTTGGAAGAAATTGAATCCAAAATCTTAAAGTAA
- the LOC118033007 gene encoding uncharacterized protein isoform X2, with protein MSGGFFRGTSADQDTRFSNKQAKLLKSQKFAPELDHLVNTKKVKMDVIKPWIANRVTELLGFEDEVLINFIYGLLDGKEVNGKEVQISLTGFMEKNTGKFMKELWTLLLSAGKNESGVPQQFLDAKEEETRKKQAEVDRIANEIQKKKEKEEESRELERERSKKMDDEVEKKANNAMEPASKHMLPKGSSGRAEDEKETGTRNGARGRKGGSTSRISRSVSNSTSHSGHNSRSVSRSPEARGRRSMSSDRVYRTPRRHSITPPRRSSYSKHRPRSPFRRRSPSPIQHRLRSPFRRRSPSPSHDRSLSPVRRRRSPSPFRRRRSPSPVRRRRSPSLVRRRRSPSLVRRRRSPSLVRRRSPSFVRRKSPSPIRRKSSPSMRRKSPSPVRQRYQRSPSTTHHMSPPVRHRSSVISRKRSPTPLHRSPLPHGSSSPSPVQHRSPSPGRSPKELKRSPMQSLGERVRSQQTLLPVPQRSSSSFRPQQRDQKDQKDLHTRLPPLSPSPRRSPPVGRKRSASEDRRSPSPYESLARQRRERITHDGSLSPRQQRVRKPLKDSPESGKDHEETGYTREGGDYNSTSSHKRPLYPSNMDKQRDPPVKFHYKDEQALERLASHQTTDSRNYPDNMDSRKKDQDIKIGKSSGRGGDQETLEAQKSPSLYKNEKDHSRLNNVKDSDKCRKSETVPVTDEKVHHSNGSGALDSGSEESGKHRGEKREKSKHKRSHRHEVALDDDGSHGSEIEERKETKRRRKEEKKLRKEEKRRRHEERRRKRAERHAEKLKLKGRDDASSSDDEHVGRRESHPSDDEETESNQRRLEIELRKKALESLKAKKGTSH; from the exons atgtCGGGCGGGTTTTTCAGG GGCACTTCTGCTGATCAAGACACTCGGTTCTCCAACAAGCAAGCGAAGCTGTTGAAATCACAGAAGTTCGCTCCTGAACTGGACCATCTG GTTAACACCAAGAAAGTGAAGATGGATGTTATTAAACCATGGATTGCTAATAGAGTGACGGAGCTTCTAGGGTTTGAGGATGAAGTTCTTATCAACTTTATTTACGGTTTGCTCGATGGAAAG GAAGTGAATGGGAAGGAAGTTCAAATATCGCTGACAGGATTCATGGAGAAAAACACTGGGAAGTTTATGAAAGAGCTTTGGACACTTCTTCTTAGTGCGGGGAAGAATGAAAGCGGCGTTCCTCAACAGTTTTTGGAtgccaaagaagaagaaacacggAAGAAGCAG GCAGAGGTGGATAGGATAGCAAATGAAAtccaaaagaagaaagagaaagaggaggagaGTAGAGAACTTGAGAGGGAAAGATCAAAGAAGATG GACGATGAGGTTGAAAAGAAAGCCAATAATGCTATGGAGCCAGCTTCAAAGCATATGCTGCCTAAGGGTTCGAGTGGCCGTGCTGAGGATGAAAAAGAAACCGGCACAAGGAATGGTGCAAGAGGAAGGAAAGg AGGTTCAACTTCTAGGATCAGCAGGTCGGTTTCAAATTCGACTAGTCATTCGGG GCATAACTCAAGAAGTGTGTCTAGATCACCCGAAGCTCGAGGACGACGCTCCATGTCTTCTGATAGGGTGTATCGCACACCAAGAAGGCACTCAATTACACCTCCTCGGAGATCATCATACTCTAAGCATAGGCCTAGATCCCCTTTTAGACGCAGGTCACCATCCCCTATACAACATAGATTGCGTTCTCCCTTTCGACGTAGGTCACCTTCACCCTCACATGATAGATCCCTATCACCTGTTCGACGTCGTAGGTCACCATCACCTTTTCGACGCCGCAGATCTCCTTCACCTGTTCGACGCCGCAGATCTCCTTCACTTGTTAGGCGCCGTAGGTCTCCTTCACTTGTTAGGCGCCGTAGGTCACCTTCCCTTGTGCGCCGCAGATCACCTTCATTTGTGCGCCGCAAATCACCTTCACCTATACGTCGCAAATCATCCCCTTCCATGCGACGCAAATCACCATCTCCTGTACGTCAAAGGTATCAAAGGTCTCCATCTACTACTCACCACATGTCTCCTCCCGTGCGGCACAGGTCATCTGTCATTTCACGCAAGAGATCTCCAACTCCTCTTCATCGATCTCCTTTGCCTCACGGATCAAGCTCTCCATCTCCTGTACAACATAGGTCTCCTTCTCCAGGGAGATCTCCAAAGGAACTCAAGAGATCACCCATGCAGTCCCTTGGAGAAAGAGTCAG ATCACAACAAACATTGTTGCCTGTTCCGCAACGCTCCTCCAGTTCTTTTAGACCACAACAAAGAGATCAAAAGGATCAAAAAGATTTACACACTAGATTGCCACCTTTATCTCCTTCTCCAAGGAGGTCTCCACCAGTTGGAAGGAAGAGGAGTGCCAGTGAAGATAGAAG GTCCCCTAGTCCATATGAGAGTCTTGCCAGGCAAAGAAGAGAGCGAATCACACATGATGGTAGCTTGAGTCCTCGGCAACAAAGAGTGAGGAAACCACTCAAGGATAGTCCAGAATCTGGCAAAGACCATGAAGAAACTGGCTATACTCG GGAGGGTGGGGACTATAATTCTACATCCTCACATAAACGACCTTTGTATCCATCTAACATGGATAAGCAGAGAGACCCCCCTGTGAAGTTTCACTACAAGGATGAGCAAGCTCTTGAAAGATTAGCTAGTCATCAGACCACCGATTCCCGAAACTATCCAGACAACATGGACTCAAGGAAGAAAGACCAGGATATAAAGAT CGGGAAGTCTTCTGGGAGAGGTGGTGATCAAGAAACTCTCGAAGCACAAAAGTCTCCATCTTTGTATAAGAATGAGAAAGACCACTCACGCTTAAACAATGTTAAGGATAGTGACAAATGCCGGAAATCAGAAACTGTGCCAGTGACAGATGAAAAAGTGCATCATAGTAATGGCAGTGGTGCATTGGATTCTGGTTCTGAGGAAAGTGGTAAGCACAGAGGAGAGAAGAGGGAAAAGTCAAAGCATAAGAGGTCACATCGACATGAAGTGGCTTTGGATGATGATGGCAGCCATGGTTCTGAaattgaagagagaaaagagactAAAAGGAGGAGGAAGGAGGAAAAGAAGTTGCGAAAGGAGGAGAAGCGTCGACGGCATGAAGAGCGACGCCGTAAAAGAGCGGAACGGCATGCGGAGAAGCTAAAATTGAAGGGTCGTGATGATGCTAGCTCTTCTGATGATGAACATGTTGGGAGGAGGGAGTCTCATCCAAGTGATGATGAAGAGACAGAATCTAATCAGAGAAGACTTGAGATTGAGTTACGGAAGAAGGCTCTTGAATCACTTAAAGCAAAGAAGGGCACCAGTCACTGA
- the LOC118033004 gene encoding tropinone reductase homolog At5g06060-like — protein sequence MSRTLKSTPLSLSSPSFSSPFSLKTYAAPHSTLSFKPQKSRAAHTNISNKSPLYSTKRFTSPQNMLDNSSCSSSTRQNRWTLHGKTALVTGGTRGIGRAIVEELVGFGARVHTCCRNGSELDKCLEDWNDVCSGAMISGSVCDVSVGAQRQELMETVSSIFGGKLNILVNNVGTNIRKPMVEFTPEEFSTLMTTNFESAFHISQLAYPLLKASGEGSVVFTSSVSGFVSLKSMSVHGATKGAINQLTKNLACEWAKDNIRSNAVAPWYIKTSMVEQVLSNKSYLEEVYDRTPLRRLGEATEVSALVAFLCLPASSYITGQIICIDGGMSVNGFFPSHG from the exons ATGTCTCGCACACTGAAATCAACTCCACTGTCACTCTCCTccccctccttttcttctcctttctctttaaaaaccTACGCCGCTCCCCATTCAACCCTTTCTTTCAAGCCCCAAAAATCAAGGGCTGCCCATACAAATATCTCTAACAAATCTCCACTTTATTCTACGAAAAGATTCACTTCGCCCCAAAACATGTTAGACAATTCAAGCTGTAGCAGCAGCACAAGACAAAACAGATGGACCCTTCACGGAAAAACAGCTCTTGTCACCGGCGGAACTCGCGGAATAGG gCGAGCAATTGTGGAGGAATTAGTGGGTTTTGGAGCAAGAGTGCACACGTGTTGTAGGAATGGAAGTGAGCTTGATAAGTGCTTAGAGGATTGGAATGATGTATGTTCTGGTGCGATGATTAGTGGGTCAGTCTGTGATGTCTCTGTTGGAGCTCAAAGACAGGAGCTTATGGAGACTGTTTCTTCAATTTTTGGTGGCAAGCTCAATATCCTA gTTAATAATGTTGGGACAAACATTCGAAAACCAATGGTAGAGTTTACACCGGAAGAGTTTTCTACTCTCATGACAACCAATTTTGAATCTGCTTTTCATATTTCCCAACTTGCTTATCCACTTTTAAAGGCATCGGGAGAGGGAAGTGTTGTATTCACATCCTCTGTCTCTGGCTTTGTCTCACTGAAATCAATGTCTGTGCATGGAGCGACTAAAG GAGCAATCAATCAACTAACAAAAAACTTGGCTTGTGAATGGGCAAAAGACAACATAAGAAGTAATGCTGTGGCACCTTGGTACATCAAAACATCAATGGTGGAACAA GTCCTCAGCAACAAAAGTTATTTAGAAGAAGTATATGATAGAACTCCTCTTCGGCGTCTTGGAGAAGCTACAGAGGTTTCAGCTCTGGTGGCATTCCTTTGTTTACCTGCATCATCCTACATTACTGGTCAGATTATTTGCATTGATGGAGGGATGTCGGTGAATGGTTTCTTCCCGAGTCATGGTTAG
- the LOC118033007 gene encoding uncharacterized protein isoform X1 — protein sequence MSGGFFRGTSADQDTRFSNKQAKLLKSQKFAPELDHLVNTKKVKMDVIKPWIANRVTELLGFEDEVLINFIYGLLDGKEVNGKEVQISLTGFMEKNTGKFMKELWTLLLSAGKNESGVPQQFLDAKEEETRKKQAEVDRIANEIQKKKEKEEESRELERERSKKMDDEVEKKANNAMEPASKHMLPKGSSGRAEDEKETGTRNGARGRKGSCHSIDHSFSSPIGSTSRISRSVSNSTSHSGHNSRSVSRSPEARGRRSMSSDRVYRTPRRHSITPPRRSSYSKHRPRSPFRRRSPSPIQHRLRSPFRRRSPSPSHDRSLSPVRRRRSPSPFRRRRSPSPVRRRRSPSLVRRRRSPSLVRRRRSPSLVRRRSPSFVRRKSPSPIRRKSSPSMRRKSPSPVRQRYQRSPSTTHHMSPPVRHRSSVISRKRSPTPLHRSPLPHGSSSPSPVQHRSPSPGRSPKELKRSPMQSLGERVRSQQTLLPVPQRSSSSFRPQQRDQKDQKDLHTRLPPLSPSPRRSPPVGRKRSASEDRRSPSPYESLARQRRERITHDGSLSPRQQRVRKPLKDSPESGKDHEETGYTREGGDYNSTSSHKRPLYPSNMDKQRDPPVKFHYKDEQALERLASHQTTDSRNYPDNMDSRKKDQDIKIGKSSGRGGDQETLEAQKSPSLYKNEKDHSRLNNVKDSDKCRKSETVPVTDEKVHHSNGSGALDSGSEESGKHRGEKREKSKHKRSHRHEVALDDDGSHGSEIEERKETKRRRKEEKKLRKEEKRRRHEERRRKRAERHAEKLKLKGRDDASSSDDEHVGRRESHPSDDEETESNQRRLEIELRKKALESLKAKKGTSH from the exons atgtCGGGCGGGTTTTTCAGG GGCACTTCTGCTGATCAAGACACTCGGTTCTCCAACAAGCAAGCGAAGCTGTTGAAATCACAGAAGTTCGCTCCTGAACTGGACCATCTG GTTAACACCAAGAAAGTGAAGATGGATGTTATTAAACCATGGATTGCTAATAGAGTGACGGAGCTTCTAGGGTTTGAGGATGAAGTTCTTATCAACTTTATTTACGGTTTGCTCGATGGAAAG GAAGTGAATGGGAAGGAAGTTCAAATATCGCTGACAGGATTCATGGAGAAAAACACTGGGAAGTTTATGAAAGAGCTTTGGACACTTCTTCTTAGTGCGGGGAAGAATGAAAGCGGCGTTCCTCAACAGTTTTTGGAtgccaaagaagaagaaacacggAAGAAGCAG GCAGAGGTGGATAGGATAGCAAATGAAAtccaaaagaagaaagagaaagaggaggagaGTAGAGAACTTGAGAGGGAAAGATCAAAGAAGATG GACGATGAGGTTGAAAAGAAAGCCAATAATGCTATGGAGCCAGCTTCAAAGCATATGCTGCCTAAGGGTTCGAGTGGCCGTGCTGAGGATGAAAAAGAAACCGGCACAAGGAATGGTGCAAGAGGAAGGAAAGg GTCTTGTCATTCAATTGATCATTCATTTTCATCACCTAT AGGTTCAACTTCTAGGATCAGCAGGTCGGTTTCAAATTCGACTAGTCATTCGGG GCATAACTCAAGAAGTGTGTCTAGATCACCCGAAGCTCGAGGACGACGCTCCATGTCTTCTGATAGGGTGTATCGCACACCAAGAAGGCACTCAATTACACCTCCTCGGAGATCATCATACTCTAAGCATAGGCCTAGATCCCCTTTTAGACGCAGGTCACCATCCCCTATACAACATAGATTGCGTTCTCCCTTTCGACGTAGGTCACCTTCACCCTCACATGATAGATCCCTATCACCTGTTCGACGTCGTAGGTCACCATCACCTTTTCGACGCCGCAGATCTCCTTCACCTGTTCGACGCCGCAGATCTCCTTCACTTGTTAGGCGCCGTAGGTCTCCTTCACTTGTTAGGCGCCGTAGGTCACCTTCCCTTGTGCGCCGCAGATCACCTTCATTTGTGCGCCGCAAATCACCTTCACCTATACGTCGCAAATCATCCCCTTCCATGCGACGCAAATCACCATCTCCTGTACGTCAAAGGTATCAAAGGTCTCCATCTACTACTCACCACATGTCTCCTCCCGTGCGGCACAGGTCATCTGTCATTTCACGCAAGAGATCTCCAACTCCTCTTCATCGATCTCCTTTGCCTCACGGATCAAGCTCTCCATCTCCTGTACAACATAGGTCTCCTTCTCCAGGGAGATCTCCAAAGGAACTCAAGAGATCACCCATGCAGTCCCTTGGAGAAAGAGTCAG ATCACAACAAACATTGTTGCCTGTTCCGCAACGCTCCTCCAGTTCTTTTAGACCACAACAAAGAGATCAAAAGGATCAAAAAGATTTACACACTAGATTGCCACCTTTATCTCCTTCTCCAAGGAGGTCTCCACCAGTTGGAAGGAAGAGGAGTGCCAGTGAAGATAGAAG GTCCCCTAGTCCATATGAGAGTCTTGCCAGGCAAAGAAGAGAGCGAATCACACATGATGGTAGCTTGAGTCCTCGGCAACAAAGAGTGAGGAAACCACTCAAGGATAGTCCAGAATCTGGCAAAGACCATGAAGAAACTGGCTATACTCG GGAGGGTGGGGACTATAATTCTACATCCTCACATAAACGACCTTTGTATCCATCTAACATGGATAAGCAGAGAGACCCCCCTGTGAAGTTTCACTACAAGGATGAGCAAGCTCTTGAAAGATTAGCTAGTCATCAGACCACCGATTCCCGAAACTATCCAGACAACATGGACTCAAGGAAGAAAGACCAGGATATAAAGAT CGGGAAGTCTTCTGGGAGAGGTGGTGATCAAGAAACTCTCGAAGCACAAAAGTCTCCATCTTTGTATAAGAATGAGAAAGACCACTCACGCTTAAACAATGTTAAGGATAGTGACAAATGCCGGAAATCAGAAACTGTGCCAGTGACAGATGAAAAAGTGCATCATAGTAATGGCAGTGGTGCATTGGATTCTGGTTCTGAGGAAAGTGGTAAGCACAGAGGAGAGAAGAGGGAAAAGTCAAAGCATAAGAGGTCACATCGACATGAAGTGGCTTTGGATGATGATGGCAGCCATGGTTCTGAaattgaagagagaaaagagactAAAAGGAGGAGGAAGGAGGAAAAGAAGTTGCGAAAGGAGGAGAAGCGTCGACGGCATGAAGAGCGACGCCGTAAAAGAGCGGAACGGCATGCGGAGAAGCTAAAATTGAAGGGTCGTGATGATGCTAGCTCTTCTGATGATGAACATGTTGGGAGGAGGGAGTCTCATCCAAGTGATGATGAAGAGACAGAATCTAATCAGAGAAGACTTGAGATTGAGTTACGGAAGAAGGCTCTTGAATCACTTAAAGCAAAGAAGGGCACCAGTCACTGA
- the LOC118033006 gene encoding protein PLASTID TRANSCRIPTIONALLY ACTIVE 16, chloroplastic, which translates to MAPTLTSNSFLPNTTPHSRLSPKNPRLTVFAKQAGPFSPFQFGKPKDDATSSEGSQTDGSGNSSPFNFNFGKLPGVKSLVPVVSKPASGLSFGNSRRKDPGTVFVAGATGQAGIRIAQTLLREGFSVRAGVPELGAAQELARLAAQYKIISNEEVKRLNAVESTFQDAESIAKAIGNASKVVVTIGPTENGPTSEVSTLDALQVIEAAQLAGVGHVAIIYNGNIDSASTYNVLDGFKSFFNNLFSQSQLSVPEFLQKVIETDVKYTFIKTSLTEDFSPESSYNVVVSAERSTSADDYKVAKSQIALVVANVFSNTSAAENKVVEVFTSPSAPSRPVNELFSAIPEDGRRKVYAEAFAKAKAEEEARIAVEKASEAAKKLEEEVKKLSKQEAKAASLAEEAQEKAEAAGASVESFLGKAKEIGSGLSWEKISSQISTAVQTTGEKTKVQIATVRGQAKARSLPGQKAVVKRPGPKLPALKPKEEPKPKAKESTESKTELRKMFGGLFQQETIYIDDD; encoded by the exons ATGGCTCCAACTCTGACCTCCAATTCATTTCTCCCGAACACCACACCCCATTCAAGACTCTCTCCCAAGAACCCGAGACTCACGGTCTTTGCCAAGCAAGCTGGACCCTTCTCTCCATTTCAATTTGGCAAACCAAAAGATGATGCCACATCATCAGAAGGAAGTCAAACTGATGGTTCAGGCAATTCAAGTCCCTTTAATTTCAACTTTGGCAAGTTACCTGGTGTGAAGTCCTTGGTGCCTGTTGTGAGCAAGCCTGCTTCTGGGTTGTCATTTGGGAACTCAAGAAGGAAGGACCCTGGTACGGTTTTTGTTGCTGGTGCTACTGGGCAGGCTGGCATTCGTATTGCACAGACGCTACTGCGTGAAGGTTTTAGTGTAAGAGCTGGGGTTCCTGAGCTTGGAGCTGCTCAGGAGTTGGCTCGTCTTGCCGCCCAGTATAAG ATTATATCAAATGAAGAAGTAAAGCGCCTCAATGCTGTTGAATCCACCTTCCAAGATGCGGAATCAATTGCAAAAGCAATTGGCAATGCAAGTAAAGTTGTGGTTACAATTGGTCCTACAGAGAATGGTCCCACCTCTGAGGTCTCCACGTTGGATGCCTTGCAAGTAATCGAAGCTGCTCAGCTAGCAGGAGTTGGCCATGTTGCAATAATCTATAATGGGAACATAGATAGTGCATCGACTTACAATGTGCTAGATGGATTCAAATCATTCTTTAACAACCTGTTCTCTCAATCTCAGCTTTCTGTACCTGAGTTCTTGCAGAAAGTGATTGAAACAGATGTTAAGtatacttttataaaaacaagtttGACTGAAGACTTTTCACCAGAGAGTTCTTATAATGTAGTTGTGTCAGCGGAAAGAAGCACCAGTGCAGACGACTACAAA GTAGCCAAGTCCCAGATAGCGTTGGTGGTGGCAAATGTTTTCTCAAATACATCGGCAGCTGAAAATAAG GTTGTGGAAGTTTTTACAAGTCCATCGGCACCATCAAGGCCTGTAAATGAGCTTTTCAG TGCCATTCCTGAAGATGGAAGAAGAAAAGTCTATGCAGAAGCTTTTGCGAAGGCGAAGGCAGAGGAAGAGGCAAGGATAGCAGTTGAGAAAGCATCTGAGGCAGCCAAAAAGCTGGAAGAGGAAGTGAAAAAGCTTTCAAAGCAAGAAGCTAAAGCTGCTAGTCTAGCTGAAGAAGCCCAGGAGAAGGCTGAGGCTGCAGGGGCGTCGGTGGAAAGCTTCCTGGgtaaagcaaaagaaattgGTTCAGGGTTATCTTGGGAAAAAATTAGCTCCCAGATTTCAACTGCGGTTCAGACGACtggtgaaaaaacaaaagtgcaGATTGCTACTGTCAGGGGACAAGCCAAGGCTCGTTCTTTGCCGGGCCAGAAAGCTGTAGTTAAACGGCCAGGACCTAAACTTCCTGCTTTGAAACCAAAGGAGGAGCCGAAGCCGAAGGCTAAAGAGTCGACGGAGTCAAAGACAGAATTGCGGAAGATGTTTGGTGGCCTGTTTCAGCAAGAAACCATATACATCGATGATGATTGA
- the LOC118032889 gene encoding transcription initiation factor IIA large subunit, translating to MASSATSTVYTEVIEDVIDKVRDEFINNGGPGETVLSELQGLWVKKLMQAGVLLGPIVRSSANKQPVPGGLTPVHDLNVPYEGTEEYETPTAEMLFPPTPLQTPMQTPLPGSAQTPLPGNVQTPLPGNVQTPLPSSVDNSSMYNIPTGSSSDYPTPVSHAGGSTDGKAGRPSHFMQSPSPLMHQRPPLDVNVAYVEGRDEVDRGASHQTLTQDFFMSSGKRKRGDLAPKFNNGGFIPQQDGAVDSASEVSQVSQGNNPLGRYDTITTKNREIVAHVSRSYLKIPQVDGPIPDPYDDMLSTPNIYNYQGVANEDYNIASTPAPNDLQASTPAVVSQNDDVDDDDDEPLNEDDDDDEDLDGVEQGEELNTQHLILAQFDKVTRTKNKWKCTLKDGVMHINNRDILFNKATGEFDF from the exons ATGGCGTCATCCGCAACAAGCACCGTTTACACCGAAGTTATAGAAGACGTCATCGACAAGGTCCGCGATGAGTTCATCAATAACGGTGGCCCCGGAGAGACTGTCCTTAGTGAGCTCCAAGGA cTTTGGGTGAAGAAATTGATGCAAGCGGGTGTTTTATTGGGTCCAATAGTGAGGTCATCAGCTAATAAGCAACCGGTGCCTGGTGGTCTTACTCCAGTCCACGACCTTAATGTACCGTATGAAGGGACTGAGGAATATGAGACTCCCACTGCTGAGATGCTCTTCCCTCCT ACACCTTTGCAAACCCCCATGCAGACACCATTGCCAGGAAGTGCACAAACACCTTTACCTGGGAATGTGCAAACACCTTTACCTGGGAATGTGCAGACACCTTTACCTAGTAGTGTGGACAATTCATCTATGTATAACATTCCTACTGGATCTAGTAGTGATTATCCCACCCCTGTTAGCCATGCTGGGGGCAGTACTGATGGAAAAGCTGGGAGACCCAGCCATTTCATG CAATCTCCTTCCCCTTTGATGCATCAAAGGCCACCTCTTGATGTCAATGTTG CTTATGTGGAAGGGCGGGATGAGGTGGACAGAGGAGCCTCTCATCAAACCTTGACACAG GACTTCTTCATGTCTTCTGGAAAACGGAAGCGCGGGGATTTAGCTCCAAAATTTAACAATGGTGGATTCATACCCCAGCAAGATGGAGCTGTGGATTCTGCATCTGAGGTTTCACAG GTAAGCCAAGGGAACAATCCCCTTGGCAGATATGACACTATCACAACTAAAAATAGAGAGATCGTAGCACATGTGTCGAGGTCATATTTGAAGATTCCTCAAGTGGATGGGCCAATTCCTGATCCTTATGATGACATGCTTTCAACTCCCAAT ATATACAATTATCAAGGAGTTGCTAATGAAGATTACAATATCGCAAGCACACCAGCTCCCAATG ATTTACAGGCAAGTACCCCAGCTGTTGTCAGTCAAAATGATGATGtagatgatgacgatgatgaacCACTGAATGaagatgacgacgacgacgaggATCTGGATGGTGTGGAGCAAGGAGAGGAGCTGAACACACAGCATTTGATTTTAGCTCAATTTGACAAG GTGACTCGTACCAAGAACAAGTGGAAATGCACACTCAAGGATGGTGTTATGCATATAAACAACAGGGACATTCTCTTTAACAAG GCAACAGGGGAATTTGACTTCTGA